In a single window of the Acidobacteriota bacterium genome:
- a CDS encoding class I SAM-dependent methyltransferase — protein MMTSALERLLPCLTCVVCGESRWSPSGTPVDALACGNCGTRHAVRDGVLYMAAAQQDGAVVSERAAVAETEHIARLGGINDEFDNLATATGALKDAILALPYGNGSRYYQEPGYFSNVAACAPAFDYIVSNLGCTSGGRILDIGADLTWSTSQLAKRGFEAVAIDINHHLPVASIFEESGPCYARVNADMHARAFGDASFDGVTAFNALHHTGRLQLLADNIARVLKPGGRLGFVEPYCLDAARKLDFGADQSACGINEHVYLLEEWHLAFVSAGLELVTFLLADSFNAIYRKPAGGRPPAFISLSQAREALFADYYDAVLSVEPLLDQSAEPADRLKVPVRVRNRGRASWSSVGAMPVYLSYHLSRVEQSNVILVTYDNPRVSFPAFFGPGQSTVLSLDIQVPADTGDYLAEIDLVHEGQTWFVQRGVRPETVRFATPSRRKTCSSG, from the coding sequence ATGATGACCAGCGCGCTCGAACGTCTGCTGCCGTGTCTGACGTGTGTCGTGTGCGGCGAGAGCCGCTGGTCGCCGTCGGGCACGCCCGTTGACGCTCTCGCATGCGGCAACTGTGGCACAAGGCACGCGGTTCGTGACGGCGTGCTCTATATGGCGGCCGCACAGCAGGACGGAGCGGTCGTGTCTGAGCGGGCTGCGGTGGCCGAGACCGAACACATTGCGCGGCTAGGCGGTATCAACGACGAGTTCGACAACCTGGCCACGGCAACCGGCGCGCTGAAGGACGCCATCCTCGCCCTGCCGTACGGCAACGGTTCGCGCTACTACCAGGAGCCTGGCTACTTCTCAAACGTCGCCGCATGTGCTCCGGCCTTCGACTACATCGTCTCCAACCTCGGATGCACGTCCGGTGGCCGTATCCTGGACATCGGAGCCGACCTGACGTGGTCGACCTCGCAGTTGGCGAAGCGGGGATTCGAGGCCGTCGCCATCGACATCAACCACCACCTGCCGGTCGCGTCGATTTTCGAGGAGTCGGGGCCGTGCTATGCGCGCGTGAACGCCGATATGCACGCCCGCGCGTTCGGCGACGCGAGCTTCGACGGCGTCACCGCGTTCAATGCCCTGCACCACACGGGGCGGCTGCAACTGCTGGCCGACAACATCGCCCGCGTGCTCAAGCCCGGCGGCCGCCTCGGGTTCGTCGAGCCGTATTGTCTCGACGCGGCACGGAAGCTCGACTTCGGCGCGGATCAGTCAGCATGCGGCATCAACGAACACGTGTATCTGCTGGAAGAGTGGCACCTCGCGTTCGTGTCAGCCGGGCTCGAGCTGGTCACGTTTCTCCTGGCCGACTCGTTCAACGCTATCTACCGAAAGCCCGCCGGCGGGCGCCCCCCCGCGTTCATCAGCCTGTCGCAGGCACGCGAGGCGCTCTTTGCCGATTACTACGACGCCGTGCTCTCGGTCGAGCCGCTTCTGGACCAGAGCGCGGAACCCGCTGACAGGCTGAAGGTCCCGGTGCGCGTACGGAACCGAGGTCGCGCGAGCTGGTCGAGCGTCGGCGCGATGCCCGTCTATCTGAGTTACCACTTGTCGCGCGTCGAACAGTCCAACGTGATTCTTGTCACCTACGACAATCCGCGCGTGTCGTTTCCGGCGTTCTTCGGGCCTGGCCAGTCCACCGTCTTGTCGCTCGACATCCAAGTGCCCGCCGACACGGGTGACTACCTGGCCGAGATCGACTTGGTCCACGAGGGTCAGACCTGGTTCGTCCAACGAGGCGTGCGCCCGGAAACGGTGCGATTCGCCACCCCGAGTCGCCGAAAGACATGCTCCAGTGGTTGA
- a CDS encoding type II toxin-antitoxin system RelE/ParE family toxin — protein MARYRLVFTPSAERAFLALPVHIRARLDARLLALQEQPRPAGVKLLAGVHGVYRLRVGDYRVLYEVRGAELLVLVLAVGHRREVYRRRR, from the coding sequence GTGGCCCGCTATCGGTTGGTTTTTACGCCGTCTGCTGAGCGAGCATTTCTGGCGCTCCCAGTACACATCCGAGCCCGGCTCGACGCGCGACTCCTGGCGCTTCAGGAACAGCCTCGGCCGGCAGGGGTGAAGCTGCTGGCCGGCGTCCACGGCGTCTATCGGCTGCGCGTGGGTGACTACCGCGTGCTCTATGAGGTCCGTGGCGCCGAACTGCTCGTGCTGGTCCTCGCCGTCGGTCATCGGCGCGAGGTGTACCGGCGGCGGCGTTGA
- a CDS encoding type II toxin-antitoxin system Phd/YefM family antitoxin, translated as MIRLAATAVRDTFGDTLNRVAYRGERIILERHGKAVAALVSVDDLARLEVLEDQDDAQAARKARRERGRVPYEEVRRKAGLA; from the coding sequence ATGATCAGATTGGCTGCCACGGCCGTGCGCGATACCTTCGGCGACACCCTCAACCGCGTGGCCTATCGAGGCGAGCGGATTATCCTCGAACGCCACGGCAAGGCCGTCGCGGCGCTCGTCTCCGTCGACGACCTCGCTCGACTGGAAGTCCTCGAAGACCAGGACGACGCGCAGGCAGCCCGGAAGGCGCGTCGCGAGCGTGGCCGCGTGCCCTACGAGGAGGTCCGGCGCAAGGCCGGCTTGGCATAG
- a CDS encoding nucleotidyltransferase domain-containing protein — MAVSLGGVVSIIPVLRAWESERIILFGSHARGDARPDSDLDILVVLPDRQPATRAIVVDMRVAIGSVPTDYDLLITSHSEYAWRRNYVGTIEYPANREGIEPLTRRLRAPLSAVSVRLYPCKH, encoded by the coding sequence GTGGCGGTCTCTCTGGGCGGAGTGGTGAGCATCATCCCGGTACTGCGCGCATGGGAATCGGAACGGATCATCTTATTTGGGTCACACGCGCGCGGCGATGCGCGCCCGGACAGCGACCTCGACATCCTCGTCGTGCTGCCCGATCGACAGCCTGCCACCCGAGCCATCGTCGTTGACATGCGCGTTGCGATCGGCTCGGTGCCGACAGACTACGACCTTCTCATTACATCGCATTCCGAGTACGCGTGGCGCCGGAACTACGTGGGCACGATCGAATATCCCGCGAATCGCGAAGGAATCGAACCTTTAACCCGCAGATTAAGAGCCCCTCTTTCGGCCGTCTCCGTCCGTCTCTACCCGTGCAAACACTGA
- a CDS encoding methyl-accepting chemotaxis protein produces the protein MGSWSLNRKLFVAFGLLVTFVLTMGTIGWLATATKGARQDDTVLSAERLQVVDDIRQINSEIFSAEKTMILASVAGDKAALQTWTDRLQKLVENGTKASDRLVQATSGADRLQAVELKKAMEAWGGRCDACHAVAIGADLRKEIDKVLKVSADSEAVERKNTALANLIRTSQEASFKVYAERADSTYAQARTMIASAALPAILIGVAAFVVVTRVSRRLQNAAGRLRAGAEAVMGASSQVSSSSQSLSQGATEQAAALEETSASMEEMSSTTRTNADHTHEAARLMNEVDHRVKDSDRALGTMVESITSIRRSSQQVSKIIKTIDEIAFQTNLLALNAAVEAARAGEAGMGFAVVADEVRNLAQRSAQAAKDTAELIEESIRRAETGASNVDHVVGAIAGIADTVRQVKGIVDQVSEASRQQAQGIQQVAQAIAQMESVTQQTAATAEENAAASVELTSQAEMTMELVTFLETTVNGTGGATRRPHQRGAGGDHASATGTLSLAA, from the coding sequence GTGGGTAGCTGGTCTCTTAATCGAAAACTGTTCGTGGCCTTTGGCCTTCTCGTGACGTTTGTCCTCACCATGGGCACAATCGGATGGCTGGCGACGGCCACCAAGGGCGCGAGGCAGGACGACACGGTTCTGTCCGCGGAGCGCCTGCAGGTCGTCGATGACATCAGACAAATCAACTCCGAGATCTTCAGTGCCGAGAAAACGATGATTCTCGCCAGTGTCGCTGGCGACAAGGCCGCCTTGCAGACCTGGACTGATCGACTGCAGAAACTCGTCGAAAACGGCACGAAGGCGTCCGATCGATTGGTCCAGGCGACCAGTGGAGCCGACCGCCTGCAGGCGGTAGAACTGAAGAAGGCGATGGAAGCGTGGGGGGGGCGCTGCGACGCCTGCCACGCAGTCGCGATCGGGGCTGACCTCCGCAAGGAAATCGATAAGGTCCTCAAGGTGTCGGCCGACAGTGAAGCCGTCGAGCGAAAGAACACTGCTCTCGCCAACCTCATCAGGACCTCGCAGGAAGCCTCATTCAAGGTGTACGCCGAGCGCGCCGACAGCACGTATGCTCAGGCCCGCACGATGATTGCCTCGGCGGCGCTGCCGGCCATCCTCATTGGCGTCGCGGCGTTCGTCGTGGTGACGCGCGTGAGCCGGCGGTTGCAGAACGCCGCCGGGCGTCTTCGCGCAGGCGCCGAGGCCGTGATGGGCGCGTCGTCGCAGGTCTCCTCGTCTTCGCAATCGTTGTCGCAGGGCGCCACCGAGCAGGCCGCGGCACTCGAGGAGACCTCAGCCTCGATGGAGGAGATGTCGTCGACAACCAGGACCAATGCCGATCACACGCACGAGGCGGCCCGCTTGATGAACGAGGTCGACCACAGGGTCAAGGACTCAGACCGGGCGCTCGGCACGATGGTGGAGTCGATTACCTCGATTCGTCGGTCGAGCCAGCAGGTCTCGAAGATCATCAAGACCATCGACGAAATCGCGTTTCAGACCAATCTGTTGGCGCTCAATGCCGCCGTCGAAGCCGCGCGGGCCGGCGAGGCCGGGATGGGATTCGCCGTCGTCGCCGATGAGGTGCGCAATCTGGCGCAGCGCTCGGCGCAGGCGGCCAAGGACACGGCGGAACTGATCGAGGAGTCGATCCGCCGCGCGGAAACCGGCGCGAGCAATGTCGATCACGTCGTCGGTGCGATTGCCGGAATTGCCGATACGGTCCGCCAGGTCAAGGGGATTGTCGACCAGGTGAGCGAGGCCAGTCGTCAGCAGGCGCAAGGCATCCAGCAGGTGGCGCAGGCGATTGCCCAAATGGAGTCGGTGACGCAGCAGACCGCCGCGACCGCCGAGGAGAACGCCGCCGCATCGGTTGAGCTGACGTCGCAGGCAGAGATGACGATGGAACTGGTCACGTTTCTCGAGACCACGGTCAACGGCACCGGTGGGGCAACTCGCCGCCCACATCAGAGAGGGGCAGGGGGTGACCACGCCTCGGCGACAGGCACCTTGTCCCTCGCCGCCTGA
- a CDS encoding protein-disulfide reductase DsbD family protein translates to MIIPVRARRMSLLTAMMAAIAVMDQHSVSAQQKLPITWSVTSANTPVAAGSIVRVEVTARIDDGWHLYSLTQQPPPDPTRITVPEGQPFTLGGKIEAPAPETGFDKAQDADTEYYTESVAFKVPLAVARTIAPGKYVARIRATWQACNGSLCIRPQVASLEVPVQVSATK, encoded by the coding sequence ATGATCATCCCGGTGCGCGCTCGGCGGATGTCCCTGTTGACCGCGATGATGGCGGCGATCGCCGTCATGGATCAGCACTCTGTGTCAGCCCAGCAGAAACTGCCGATTACCTGGTCGGTCACGTCGGCCAACACGCCGGTGGCGGCTGGATCGATCGTTCGCGTCGAGGTGACGGCTCGCATCGACGATGGGTGGCACCTTTACTCTTTGACACAACAACCGCCGCCCGATCCCACGCGCATCACCGTGCCCGAAGGCCAGCCGTTCACACTCGGTGGCAAGATCGAGGCCCCGGCTCCGGAAACCGGATTCGACAAGGCCCAGGACGCCGACACGGAGTACTACACCGAGAGCGTCGCCTTCAAGGTGCCTCTTGCGGTGGCTCGCACGATCGCTCCGGGCAAGTATGTCGCACGCATCAGGGCGACGTGGCAGGCCTGCAACGGCAGTCTCTGCATCCGGCCGCAGGTAGCCTCGCTCGAGGTGCCTGTCCAGGTATCGGCTACGAAATAA
- a CDS encoding DEAD/DEAH box helicase translates to MTPSTSQERSRRPRRPGHRSAAHRPTFTTKAPVKLPFETLAHDPTPIDFSALTLDPRLRIGIEDRGFTRTTPIQSAVFPVVFEGADLIACAETGTGKTAAFLLPIMQRLLSQPASQAGTRVLVLEPTRELAVQIEDDFQGFAYHTTLTSVVVYGGVDADIQTRGLKAGADVVVATPGRLQDLMNCGAADFTRLEVLVLDEADRMMDMGFWPDVSRIVATLPTARQTLLFSATTSSDVVRMAGEIMREPKHVQIGRAGGPATTITHVAYEVPSRDKTDWLAEFLRRHREPALVFVRTKRFADKLATALAGRGIRCVALHADRTQRERTAAVEGFRSGRHTVLVATDIAARGLDIDGIEHVINYEVPHSADAYVHRVGRTGRAEARGTAVTLVAADELPYLHAIEKSINIRMGDGQAA, encoded by the coding sequence TTGACCCCATCGACATCCCAGGAGCGGTCGCGACGCCCGCGCCGGCCCGGCCACCGTTCGGCGGCACACCGACCGACCTTCACGACCAAAGCGCCGGTCAAGCTCCCATTCGAAACGCTCGCGCACGACCCCACGCCGATCGACTTCTCGGCACTGACACTGGATCCACGGCTCCGAATCGGCATCGAGGACCGCGGGTTTACGCGCACGACGCCGATTCAAAGCGCCGTGTTCCCCGTGGTCTTCGAAGGCGCGGATCTGATCGCCTGCGCAGAGACCGGTACGGGAAAGACCGCAGCGTTTCTGCTGCCCATCATGCAGCGGCTGCTCTCCCAGCCCGCCAGCCAGGCTGGCACCCGGGTGCTGGTGCTTGAGCCCACGCGCGAGCTTGCGGTCCAGATCGAGGACGACTTCCAGGGATTCGCCTATCACACGACGCTGACGAGCGTCGTGGTGTACGGCGGTGTGGATGCGGACATCCAGACGCGGGGCCTGAAGGCGGGCGCCGACGTCGTGGTCGCCACGCCGGGGCGGCTCCAGGACCTGATGAACTGCGGCGCGGCAGATTTCACGCGACTCGAAGTGCTCGTGTTAGACGAGGCGGACCGCATGATGGACATGGGCTTCTGGCCTGATGTGAGCCGCATTGTCGCGACGTTGCCCACGGCTCGGCAGACCCTGCTCTTCTCAGCGACGACGTCGAGCGACGTCGTCCGGATGGCGGGCGAGATCATGCGCGAGCCGAAGCACGTGCAGATCGGCCGGGCCGGCGGGCCGGCGACCACCATCACGCACGTGGCGTACGAAGTGCCGTCACGGGACAAGACGGACTGGCTGGCGGAGTTCCTGCGGCGTCACCGCGAGCCGGCGCTGGTCTTTGTGCGCACGAAGCGATTCGCCGACAAGCTGGCGACGGCGCTGGCAGGCCGAGGCATCCGGTGCGTGGCGCTGCACGCGGACCGGACGCAGCGGGAGCGAACGGCGGCCGTCGAGGGTTTCCGGAGTGGCCGGCACACGGTTCTGGTGGCCACTGACATCGCCGCGCGCGGCCTCGACATTGACGGCATCGAGCACGTGATCAACTACGAGGTCCCGCACTCGGCGGATGCCTACGTGCATCGCGTCGGACGCACGGGGCGCGCGGAGGCGAGAGGAACGGCAGTGACGCTGGTGGCGGCCGACGAATTGCCCTACCTGCACGCGATCGAGAAGTCGATCAACATCAGGATGGGAGACGGGCAGGCGGCGTAG
- a CDS encoding tetratricopeptide repeat protein, which produces MNLRHMRPSVALLGIALVALVVRLVYLAELSGNPLLSVLMGDSRQYDQWAQQLAGGQWIGTEVFYQTPLYPYALAVIFRIAGHNLGLVRIIQAILGAASCALLGLAGRRFFSDRVGVIAALLLALYPPAIFFDGLIQKSSLDIFLITLILASLAEFQGRPHWKWLIALGATTAALVLNRENAGVFYPVIAAWLLFQFRDVPVRRRVGWAAVFLSATLVVLLPVGVRNHWVGGEFLLSTSQLGPNFFIGNNAHASGSYESLVPGRGDAVYERADAMALASKAVGRPLSPGEVSDYWLRQSFAFIRTQPVQWLALLGKKVLLTLNAAEIPDTESIEAYADSSRMLGGLMWLNFGVVLPIAALGGWIYRRKFRRLLILYGMVASLALAVAAFYVVARYRHPLIPIVLLFSAAGLGALLDMRRASSPKPVGGRPPRGNAHKPPASRQPLSPQGWSREWIPGLAAAGLLAIVTHLPMKVVYDETYKNLGAVLVKNGRAADAVPVLLKAVAVDPSYAEPHFNLGLAYRETGEQQAALEELTTAVRLRPDYVEAHSALGVMLRDLGRPADALQHLKEAARLAPQSVEAHSNLGLALMETGQPNQAIIEHRRAIALAPDTPNPHNNLAVALQQSGDVRQAVAEYLKALLIKPDDAAAHSNLAFALASVRDYDGAFRHFGEAIRLQPGSYGIRINFGNALCEAGRTAEGIGQYQEAERLSPDSIDAPYLAAQAYARAGRFAEAVASLEKALGIANATGRTDMVRQITETIRQTRALMGPTPPARLPS; this is translated from the coding sequence ATGAACCTTCGTCACATGCGCCCTTCTGTGGCCCTGCTTGGGATCGCGCTCGTCGCCCTTGTCGTTCGGCTTGTGTACCTGGCGGAACTCAGCGGAAACCCCCTCCTGTCGGTCCTGATGGGCGACAGCCGGCAATACGACCAATGGGCGCAACAACTGGCGGGCGGCCAGTGGATTGGAACGGAGGTCTTCTACCAGACGCCCCTCTATCCATACGCGCTCGCGGTCATCTTCAGGATCGCCGGACACAACCTTGGCCTCGTTCGCATCATCCAGGCCATTCTCGGTGCGGCATCCTGCGCCCTGCTCGGCCTGGCCGGCCGCCGGTTCTTCAGTGATCGTGTCGGCGTGATTGCCGCACTGCTGCTGGCGCTCTATCCTCCGGCGATCTTCTTCGATGGGCTGATCCAGAAGTCATCGCTCGACATCTTCCTGATCACGCTCATTCTCGCTTCGCTCGCCGAGTTCCAGGGTCGGCCTCACTGGAAGTGGCTGATCGCGCTGGGCGCAACCACTGCGGCGCTCGTGCTCAATCGCGAGAACGCCGGCGTCTTCTACCCGGTGATCGCCGCCTGGCTGCTGTTCCAGTTCCGCGACGTCCCCGTCCGGCGCCGGGTCGGGTGGGCCGCCGTGTTTCTCTCCGCCACGCTTGTCGTGCTGCTGCCGGTGGGCGTTCGCAACCACTGGGTTGGCGGCGAGTTCCTGCTGTCAACGTCTCAACTCGGGCCGAATTTCTTCATCGGCAACAACGCCCACGCCTCGGGCAGCTACGAATCCCTCGTGCCGGGCCGTGGTGATGCCGTCTACGAACGCGCTGACGCCATGGCTCTCGCGTCGAAAGCTGTCGGCCGGCCACTGTCGCCTGGCGAGGTGTCCGACTATTGGCTTCGCCAGTCGTTTGCCTTCATCCGCACCCAACCGGTTCAATGGCTCGCTCTGTTGGGGAAGAAGGTTCTTCTCACGCTCAACGCGGCCGAGATCCCTGATACCGAGTCGATTGAGGCGTATGCCGACTCCTCTCGGATGCTCGGTGGGCTCATGTGGCTCAATTTCGGCGTCGTGCTCCCGATCGCAGCTCTCGGCGGCTGGATTTATCGCCGGAAGTTTCGACGGCTGCTCATCCTCTACGGGATGGTCGCGAGCCTGGCGCTGGCGGTGGCCGCCTTCTACGTTGTCGCTCGCTATCGGCACCCCCTGATCCCGATCGTGCTGCTGTTCTCAGCCGCCGGGTTGGGCGCCCTCTTAGACATGCGCCGGGCCAGTTCACCGAAACCAGTCGGTGGACGCCCACCGCGCGGGAATGCGCACAAGCCTCCTGCCAGCCGACAGCCGCTCTCCCCGCAGGGCTGGAGTCGAGAGTGGATCCCAGGCCTCGCCGCTGCGGGACTTCTGGCCATCGTCACCCACCTCCCGATGAAGGTGGTTTACGACGAAACGTACAAGAACCTCGGCGCGGTCCTCGTAAAGAACGGCAGAGCAGCCGACGCCGTTCCGGTGCTTCTCAAGGCCGTTGCCGTCGATCCGAGCTACGCTGAGCCGCACTTCAACCTGGGACTGGCGTACCGCGAGACCGGAGAGCAGCAGGCCGCCCTTGAAGAATTGACAACGGCCGTACGTCTGCGCCCGGACTACGTCGAAGCGCACAGTGCGCTCGGGGTCATGTTGCGGGACCTGGGCCGACCGGCCGACGCACTCCAGCACCTCAAGGAAGCGGCGCGGCTTGCGCCGCAATCAGTCGAGGCGCACTCGAATCTGGGGCTGGCCCTGATGGAGACTGGCCAGCCGAACCAAGCCATCATCGAGCACCGGCGCGCCATTGCCCTGGCGCCGGACACTCCCAACCCTCACAACAACCTCGCTGTGGCGCTTCAGCAGAGTGGCGACGTGCGCCAGGCGGTTGCGGAGTACCTGAAGGCCTTGCTGATCAAGCCAGACGACGCCGCGGCACACAGCAATCTCGCGTTCGCACTGGCCTCTGTCCGGGATTACGATGGGGCTTTTCGGCACTTCGGCGAGGCGATTCGGCTCCAGCCAGGCAGCTATGGCATTCGCATCAACTTCGGCAACGCGCTTTGTGAGGCCGGAAGGACCGCCGAGGGTATCGGGCAGTACCAGGAAGCGGAACGCCTATCGCCCGACTCAATCGACGCGCCATACCTCGCCGCCCAGGCCTACGCCCGAGCAGGCCGTTTCGCAGAAGCCGTAGCGAGTCTGGAGAAGGCGCTCGGCATCGCGAACGCCACCGGCCGGACCGACATGGTCCGGCAGATCACCGAGACCATCCGACAAACCAGAGCGCTGATGGGCCCTACGCCGCCTGCCCGTCTCCCATCCTGA
- a CDS encoding (2Fe-2S)-binding protein, with amino-acid sequence MRTVAFTLNGKPTRLTVDENRMLLWVLRDYLGLSGTKFGCGAALCGACTVLVNNDAVRSCATPMKDVDGKKVITIEGLANNVKLHPLQEAFVKHLAFQCGFCTPGMILGAYAFLLKNPKPTRAQIVQHMDDHLCRCGAHVRIVAAMETAAASMNGGAR; translated from the coding sequence ATGCGAACGGTAGCTTTCACCCTGAACGGCAAGCCCACGCGGCTGACGGTCGACGAGAACCGCATGCTGTTGTGGGTTCTACGCGACTACCTCGGCCTGAGCGGAACCAAGTTTGGCTGCGGCGCCGCCTTGTGCGGCGCCTGCACGGTGCTGGTCAACAACGATGCCGTGCGCTCGTGTGCCACGCCGATGAAGGACGTCGATGGCAAGAAGGTCATCACCATCGAAGGTCTCGCCAACAATGTCAAGCTGCACCCGCTGCAGGAGGCTTTCGTCAAACACCTGGCGTTCCAGTGCGGTTTCTGCACGCCCGGGATGATTCTTGGCGCCTACGCATTCCTGCTCAAGAACCCGAAACCCACCCGTGCCCAGATTGTTCAACACATGGACGACCACCTGTGCCGCTGCGGCGCGCACGTCCGGATTGTGGCGGCGATGGAGACGGCGGCGGCATCGATGAACGGGGGCGCGCGATGA
- a CDS encoding molybdopterin-dependent oxidoreductase, which yields MSWDDDNELVVDGPTTFPVDRRDFLKLTSTGLLVLMAVDPVHGLQETARPQTGRQGYPTDVNAYLHIGADNRATCFVGKVELGQGSMTSLAQLLAEELDVPLTSVDIVMGDTDVCPWDMGTFGSLSIRSFGPVLRDAGAEARAVLLLLASERLQMPVDKLAVKAGVVSVAGDATRKVTYGQLTEGKRIERKLEQKATVKPVEAFTIVGTSAPRRDAIEKVTGKAKYAGDIVPPGGALHARILRPPAHGATMTQVDTSAAEKLPGVRVIRDGDMVAVLHEHRDEADKALALIKAQFTRNDPPVDNMTIFDHLVKNAPQGQRAAAGGDVAGFAAATAQMFEATYLDSYMAHAPMETHSAVAAVENGKVTVWAGTQTPFPVKNQIMAALRLPADKVRVITPFVGGGFGGKSASRQAVEAARLAVLTGKPVRVIFGRDEEFFYDTFRPAAVIKIKSAIDASGAIVLWDYNVYAAGERGAAQFYNIANHRTMVYGSWGGGGDAGTAGYHPFAIGPWRAPGASTNAFARESHIDVMAAKAGLDPVAFRLKNLTDTRMIRTLQAAAKQFGWTPRPGPSGRGVGVACGIDAGTYVTLMTEVAVDKATGRVQVKRVVCAQDQGVIVNREGSLQQVEGCITMGLGYTFSEEIRFKGGEVLDKNFDTYELPRFSWVPRIEAVFIDAPDIPAAGCGEPTIVPVGAVVANAIFDAVGARLDHLPMTPARVKQAIGRT from the coding sequence ATGAGCTGGGACGATGACAACGAACTGGTCGTAGACGGCCCGACCACCTTCCCGGTCGATCGGCGCGATTTCCTGAAGCTGACCAGCACGGGCCTGCTCGTGCTGATGGCAGTCGATCCGGTGCATGGCCTGCAGGAAACGGCCAGACCGCAGACGGGCCGGCAGGGCTACCCCACCGACGTCAATGCGTACCTGCACATCGGCGCCGACAACCGCGCCACCTGCTTTGTCGGCAAAGTCGAACTCGGGCAGGGGTCGATGACGTCGCTCGCCCAGTTGCTCGCCGAAGAACTCGACGTGCCGCTCACATCCGTGGACATCGTCATGGGCGACACGGACGTGTGTCCGTGGGACATGGGCACGTTCGGGTCGCTCAGTATCCGGAGTTTCGGTCCAGTCCTGCGGGACGCGGGCGCGGAGGCGCGTGCAGTCTTGCTGCTGCTGGCGTCAGAACGCCTTCAGATGCCGGTCGACAAGCTCGCGGTCAAGGCGGGCGTCGTCTCGGTCGCGGGGGATGCGACCCGAAAGGTGACGTACGGCCAGCTCACCGAAGGCAAGCGCATCGAGCGCAAGCTCGAGCAGAAGGCCACGGTCAAGCCTGTCGAGGCGTTCACGATCGTCGGGACGTCGGCGCCCCGGCGAGATGCCATCGAGAAGGTCACCGGCAAGGCGAAGTACGCGGGCGACATCGTGCCGCCGGGCGGGGCCCTGCACGCCCGCATCCTCCGGCCTCCGGCTCACGGTGCCACGATGACGCAGGTCGACACGTCGGCGGCTGAGAAACTGCCGGGCGTCCGCGTGATCCGGGATGGCGACATGGTAGCGGTGCTGCACGAACACCGGGACGAGGCGGACAAGGCGCTCGCGCTCATCAAGGCACAGTTCACGCGAAACGATCCGCCCGTCGACAACATGACGATCTTCGATCACCTGGTGAAAAACGCGCCGCAGGGTCAGCGTGCGGCGGCTGGCGGCGATGTCGCTGGTTTCGCTGCCGCCACGGCGCAGATGTTCGAGGCGACGTACCTGGACAGCTACATGGCGCACGCGCCGATGGAAACGCACTCAGCGGTCGCCGCGGTTGAGAATGGGAAGGTGACGGTCTGGGCGGGCACGCAGACGCCGTTCCCCGTCAAGAATCAGATCATGGCGGCGCTCCGCCTCCCGGCCGACAAGGTGCGCGTCATCACGCCGTTTGTGGGCGGGGGGTTCGGCGGCAAGTCCGCGTCGCGGCAGGCGGTCGAGGCGGCCCGGCTCGCCGTGCTGACGGGCAAACCGGTGCGCGTCATTTTCGGGCGAGACGAGGAGTTCTTCTACGACACGTTCCGTCCCGCTGCGGTGATAAAGATCAAGTCGGCCATCGACGCCTCAGGCGCCATTGTGCTGTGGGACTACAACGTGTATGCCGCCGGGGAACGGGGCGCGGCGCAGTTCTACAACATCGCCAACCACCGGACGATGGTGTACGGGAGCTGGGGCGGCGGGGGCGACGCCGGCACGGCCGGCTACCATCCGTTCGCGATCGGTCCGTGGCGTGCGCCTGGGGCCAGCACCAATGCGTTTGCGCGCGAGTCGCACATCGACGTGATGGCGGCGAAGGCCGGTTTGGACCCGGTCGCTTTCAGGCTGAAGAACCTGACGGACACGCGCATGATCCGCACGCTGCAGGCGGCCGCGAAACAGTTCGGCTGGACCCCTAGGCCCGGGCCGAGCGGGCGCGGCGTCGGCGTCGCCTGCGGCATCGACGCGGGCACCTATGTTACGTTGATGACCGAGGTTGCCGTCGACAAGGCCACCGGCCGGGTGCAGGTCAAGCGGGTGGTGTGCGCGCAGGATCAGGGCGTCATCGTGAACCGGGAGGGATCGCTGCAGCAGGTTGAAGGCTGCATCACGATGGGCCTCGGCTACACGTTCAGCGAGGAGATCCGCTTCAAGGGTGGCGAGGTGCTCGACAAGAACTTCGACACCTACGAACTGCCGCGCTTCTCGTGGGTGCCGCGCATCGAGGCGGTCTTCATCGACGCGCCCGACATTCCCGCGGCCGGTTGCGGCGAACCGACGATTGTTCCGGTGGGGGCGGTCGTCGCCAACGCGATTTTCGATGCGGTGGGGGCGCGCCTGGACCACTTGCCGATGACGCCGGCGCGCGTCAAGCAGGCCATCGGCCGAACCTGA